In one Variovorax sp. PBL-H6 genomic region, the following are encoded:
- a CDS encoding DUF262 domain-containing protein, translating to MRNRDDFQDGAPSRQGFYEVLLQDETTTIAEWRQRDKRIGKTWWEHRSEHPSIAKTPQPLTRVKGYRKASAQAIEQALHRELTEAEQVEVAYRKLRGSNLDRLAVRMPVVERRRLRLGMAVTFGALPECVVVGLHEDDEYVTIRYRNLKRESGQMVGAGFEYLTSHWLEVFETAAEKGTSVCRPSLLERTVFSNGDLLGLVSRVGHFGVDDSPDYQRGYAWTADDKDRYLDSLFCGRDLGRFIFVNYGYTRPAEVFDGKQRLSTLMELVQSRRAYKGIYWHEMLKRERRHVESRVVQVAEVPASKASRAELLQMFLDVNAAGVPQTEEHLNHVRRLLEAEQRNASAN from the coding sequence ATGAGGAATAGAGACGATTTTCAAGATGGCGCGCCGTCGCGCCAGGGCTTCTACGAGGTATTGCTGCAGGACGAGACGACCACCATCGCAGAGTGGCGCCAGCGCGACAAGCGTATCGGCAAGACCTGGTGGGAGCACCGTAGCGAGCATCCCTCGATTGCGAAAACTCCGCAACCGCTAACCCGGGTGAAGGGCTACCGGAAGGCATCCGCCCAGGCCATCGAGCAGGCTTTGCATAGGGAGCTTACCGAAGCCGAGCAAGTCGAGGTTGCTTACAGGAAGCTCCGTGGAAGCAATTTGGACCGGCTGGCCGTGCGCATGCCGGTTGTAGAGCGCCGCCGTCTGCGACTTGGCATGGCCGTTACATTCGGCGCCTTGCCAGAATGTGTTGTGGTCGGGCTGCATGAGGACGACGAGTACGTGACGATTCGCTACCGCAACCTCAAGCGTGAAAGCGGGCAAATGGTGGGCGCCGGCTTTGAATACCTGACGTCGCACTGGCTGGAGGTCTTTGAGACGGCCGCCGAAAAGGGTACGTCCGTCTGCCGCCCGTCGCTCCTGGAGCGGACGGTCTTTAGCAATGGCGACCTTCTGGGGTTGGTAAGCCGCGTGGGGCATTTCGGCGTCGATGATTCGCCCGACTACCAACGCGGCTACGCTTGGACCGCTGACGACAAGGACAGGTATCTCGATTCCCTGTTCTGCGGTCGTGACCTTGGCCGATTCATCTTCGTGAACTACGGATACACCAGGCCGGCGGAGGTCTTTGACGGCAAGCAGCGCTTGAGCACGCTCATGGAGCTTGTGCAAAGTCGCAGGGCATACAAGGGCATCTACTGGCACGAAATGCTGAAGCGTGAGCGCAGGCATGTCGAGTCCCGCGTCGTCCAGGTCGCGGAGGTTCCTGCCTCGAAGGCATCGCGCGCGGAGCTACTCCAGATGTTCTTGGACGTGAATGCCGCCGGCGTTCCGCAGACCGAGGAGCATCTGAACCATGTTCGGCGCCTGCTTGAGGCTGAACAGAGGAACGCGTCAGCCAACTGA
- a CDS encoding DUF4031 domain-containing protein: MTTYVDDAAIPFKGKPRFHLTADSLEQLHSFAAECGINRCWYHRGTRHPHYDITAEQRQVATSRGALAVTSRELLKRAKLLASQPRLPALP; the protein is encoded by the coding sequence GTGACGACCTATGTCGACGACGCTGCGATTCCCTTCAAGGGTAAGCCGCGCTTTCACCTGACCGCGGATTCGCTCGAGCAGCTGCACAGTTTCGCGGCCGAGTGCGGCATAAACCGCTGCTGGTACCACCGAGGTACGCGCCATCCTCACTACGACATCACGGCAGAGCAGCGCCAGGTCGCGACATCTCGGGGAGCCCTCGCTGTCACCAGTAGGGAGCTGCTCAAGCGCGCAAAACTCCTAGCTAGCCAGCCGCGCCTTCCTGCGCTGCCCTGA
- a CDS encoding helix-turn-helix domain-containing protein, translating to MPAPRHPTSASLTLAANLRTFRLRAGLSQEELADRAGVHRTYVSQVERQVVNPTLASVSKLSDALGLPLARLLDGTTGPDSVGTACEAAPRGGVA from the coding sequence ATGCCCGCCCCGAGACATCCGACGTCTGCCTCCCTCACGCTCGCGGCCAACTTGCGTACCTTCCGCTTACGAGCCGGCCTCTCGCAAGAGGAGCTGGCAGACCGGGCCGGAGTTCATCGCACCTACGTGAGCCAGGTTGAGCGCCAGGTGGTCAACCCAACGCTGGCGTCCGTGTCGAAGCTCTCGGATGCGCTGGGCTTGCCGCTCGCACGCCTTCTGGACGGCACAACCGGACCTGACTCAGTCGGCACGGCTTGCGAAGCGGCACCCCGCGGCGGGGTAGCCTAG
- a CDS encoding helix-turn-helix domain-containing protein — protein sequence MSDVRQLTPAAAPPAASCVVLWRLHTVMSERGIRTATELSRRLEPYAVGLTRKQLTRIVAGLPSKLNVKLLGALMRELDCDAHELLRLEPTGAPPAAGPAGSAKDSARPARGVAPSTPKAPRTKHPAASAVPPSVPRDILGPSLASLAFVRPLGAS from the coding sequence GTGAGCGACGTCCGCCAGTTGACCCCTGCCGCGGCGCCGCCAGCGGCAAGTTGCGTGGTGCTGTGGCGTCTGCACACGGTCATGTCGGAGCGTGGCATTCGAACCGCTACTGAGTTGTCGCGCCGGCTGGAGCCCTACGCCGTCGGACTCACCCGCAAACAGCTCACGCGCATAGTTGCGGGCCTGCCGTCCAAGCTGAACGTGAAGCTACTGGGCGCGTTGATGCGGGAACTCGATTGCGACGCCCATGAGCTGCTGCGCCTGGAGCCGACCGGCGCACCACCCGCTGCTGGGCCTGCGGGTTCGGCCAAAGATTCTGCTCGCCCCGCTCGCGGCGTTGCGCCCTCCACACCCAAGGCTCCGCGAACCAAGCATCCTGCGGCCTCTGCGGTGCCCCCGAGTGTGCCCCGGGACATCCTGGGTCCCTCCCTGGCATCCCTCGCATTTGTCCGCCCTTTGGGCGCGAGCTAG
- a CDS encoding tyrosine-type recombinase/integrase: MKTIKGDENLVLLFLNHARALPGQLRPEHFERWSNHLYLERGVVASSQRTYQTAVRVFFDYLLREPRFKADIRQTLGVELVQVSTPENSIIHRRERELERNNSRRSFTEAEAATFLERIDLEMALAYQQGSKGVRAHQRNKAMFGSTLEMGLRADEVLGLDTDSFEPNPEQPAMGDFGIVRVFGKGSKWRQVPILKVALSHALAWYMEHVRPNYLAKAAPGEKAMFLSEQGKRLSYSAFHREFRRIIELAGLPIELVPHCLRHTSMSSDDMSGLSLESNRQRHGHAHGSTMQVYIHHPDAYIRGAFNAAIARNLKADGATE, translated from the coding sequence GTGAAGACCATCAAAGGCGACGAGAACCTCGTCCTGCTCTTTCTCAACCATGCGAGGGCACTGCCTGGTCAGCTGCGCCCGGAGCACTTCGAGCGATGGAGCAACCACCTCTATCTTGAGCGCGGCGTCGTGGCTTCGTCCCAAAGGACCTACCAGACCGCCGTGCGCGTCTTCTTCGATTACCTCCTGCGCGAGCCGCGCTTCAAGGCCGACATCCGCCAGACGCTGGGGGTGGAGCTCGTGCAGGTCTCCACGCCCGAGAACTCCATCATCCACCGGCGTGAGCGCGAACTCGAGCGCAACAACTCGCGCCGCTCTTTCACGGAGGCCGAGGCTGCCACCTTCCTGGAGCGCATCGACCTTGAGATGGCCCTCGCCTACCAGCAGGGCTCCAAAGGGGTGCGTGCCCACCAGCGCAACAAGGCCATGTTCGGCAGCACCCTCGAGATGGGCCTGCGCGCCGATGAAGTCCTGGGCCTGGACACCGATTCGTTCGAGCCGAATCCCGAACAGCCCGCAATGGGGGACTTCGGCATCGTCCGCGTGTTCGGCAAGGGCAGCAAGTGGCGACAGGTTCCCATCCTGAAGGTCGCCCTGAGCCACGCGCTGGCCTGGTACATGGAACACGTGCGCCCGAACTACCTGGCGAAGGCAGCACCCGGAGAAAAGGCAATGTTCCTCTCCGAACAGGGCAAGCGACTGAGCTACAGTGCCTTTCACCGCGAATTCCGCCGAATCATCGAGCTTGCGGGCCTGCCCATCGAGCTGGTGCCACACTGCCTTCGCCACACATCGATGTCGTCGGATGACATGAGCGGCCTCAGCCTGGAGTCCAACCGGCAACGCCACGGCCATGCGCACGGCTCGACCATGCAGGTCTACATCCACCATCCAGATGCTTATATCCGCGGGGCGTTTAACGCCGCCATCGCCAGAAACCTGAAGGCCGATGGAGCGACCGAGTGA
- a CDS encoding esterase/lipase family protein, whose translation MKWLALVLSFVFSHLHAAEVVDIALDARFDVSVAEVGSVKPQEFKHFGVYMGQPVDVSKEVVLFVHGSSGSPRDFVDVAGKLDTSKQQAWYAYYASGDAVAVSGGRLAKEVLRLMDEAGMQRIRVVAHSMGGLVAWHLVKALEQHMHVDQLVTVATPWGGHWGAGIGSMMSFLTPCRDSWHDLSPGSRTLQSIYGSQLETHFTLVYAVTEDSAESDGDGTISRQSQLAPGMRLQAEQVIRTVATHASVLTGLPAERIASLLKDKA comes from the coding sequence ATGAAATGGCTTGCTCTCGTTCTCTCTTTTGTTTTTTCGCATCTTCATGCTGCCGAGGTAGTCGACATCGCTCTCGATGCACGTTTCGACGTGTCCGTGGCGGAGGTCGGCTCCGTCAAGCCCCAGGAATTCAAGCACTTTGGGGTCTACATGGGCCAGCCGGTCGATGTCAGCAAGGAAGTCGTGCTCTTCGTGCACGGGTCCTCTGGCTCACCTCGAGATTTTGTGGACGTTGCAGGCAAGCTGGACACATCCAAACAGCAAGCCTGGTATGCCTACTACGCAAGTGGTGACGCTGTCGCAGTGAGTGGCGGACGCCTTGCAAAGGAAGTCCTTCGCTTGATGGACGAAGCGGGCATGCAACGTATCCGAGTTGTTGCTCACAGCATGGGCGGCCTTGTGGCTTGGCATCTTGTCAAGGCGCTGGAGCAGCACATGCATGTCGACCAACTCGTCACGGTGGCCACCCCTTGGGGCGGTCACTGGGGCGCGGGTATCGGCTCAATGATGTCGTTTTTGACGCCCTGCCGTGATAGCTGGCACGACCTCTCGCCCGGGAGTCGGACGCTGCAATCCATCTACGGCAGTCAGCTCGAAACGCACTTCACGCTGGTTTACGCAGTTACAGAGGACAGCGCTGAGTCCGACGGCGACGGCACCATCAGCCGTCAAAGTCAGCTTGCGCCTGGCATGCGGCTTCAAGCCGAGCAGGTCATCAGAACTGTCGCGACGCACGCATCCGTTCTTACCGGCTTGCCGGCTGAACGTATCGCATCGTTGCTCAAGGATAAGGCCTAG
- a CDS encoding ERCC4 domain-containing protein, translating into MARLIVDSRESRSGLAQLLAQRGADVVVEELDVGDYVLADGLAVERKAASDFILSIENRRVFAQLATLKATYARAFIVVEGNLFATRSSMAEDALLGAMSYITVLEGVPILTTGTTAQTATLLLTMQRHALEGLGYEIALCAGKPRDRLAQSQYLVEGLPGVGPTAARNLLSHFGSAHSVFTAQAEELRQVAGVGPKTVTTVREVLEFDTRGVSIPKPPAT; encoded by the coding sequence ATGGCTCGGTTGATTGTTGATTCGCGCGAGTCCCGCAGTGGGCTGGCGCAGCTGCTCGCGCAGCGGGGTGCTGACGTCGTCGTTGAAGAGCTCGACGTGGGCGACTATGTGCTGGCGGACGGCTTGGCCGTCGAGCGTAAGGCAGCAAGCGATTTCATCCTGTCGATTGAGAATCGACGCGTATTCGCCCAACTGGCGACTTTGAAGGCCACCTACGCTCGGGCCTTCATCGTTGTGGAGGGAAACCTCTTTGCCACCAGGTCCTCGATGGCCGAGGACGCTCTTCTTGGAGCCATGTCCTACATCACGGTGCTCGAAGGCGTTCCTATCCTCACAACTGGCACCACCGCCCAGACGGCAACGCTGCTGCTGACAATGCAGAGGCATGCCCTGGAGGGGCTCGGGTACGAGATTGCATTGTGTGCCGGGAAGCCGCGTGACCGCCTTGCCCAAAGCCAGTACCTTGTGGAAGGACTGCCCGGCGTCGGGCCGACCGCCGCGCGCAACCTTCTGAGTCATTTTGGTAGTGCGCATTCCGTTTTTACGGCGCAAGCCGAGGAACTACGCCAGGTGGCCGGCGTCGGTCCGAAGACAGTAACGACGGTGCGGGAAGTACTTGAGTTCGATACGCGAGGCGTTTCGATTCCTAAGCCACCGGCCACTTGA